The Candidatus Cloacimonadota bacterium genome includes a window with the following:
- a CDS encoding trigger factor, protein MQVEFNVINAVSKEINITIPADDATKAWEKYLRKAANQVDVPGFRKGKAPLTLIERTHGTLLKDHFLKDSVNDYFEVAAKEHDIDYLLFPDVKDVQWDKGCDMQIKIEIEHEPTLEFKQLDNLDVPYNPITLDSEVDKYLEELKQNNGTVVDADEAIENDHVNVELSFSLEGSELTRNASFFAGEYPEHRALPELIGKKIGDSFEKELSGMDIKLVSRDSSLNLPNASNYTVKIMINSIERMQYPELNDDFAKDMEFDDMAAMRAKISEDMRLANEHKNIDVANYAIVNKLYVDNNFELPVKTIGYLAQQEAQRNPNKQYHQFLEYQYRMQISQEMVTMYILNQLRKQMEIEISDEMFDEYVKHEAILADNTVEAYKEKHKDEISGDEYRNGVKNFYILRKLAETAHFFIPEPEQIPEEITEAEAVAVDSDNAEAKTE, encoded by the coding sequence GTGCAGGTAGAATTTAATGTCATCAATGCGGTAAGTAAAGAGATCAACATCACAATCCCGGCCGACGACGCCACCAAAGCTTGGGAAAAGTACCTTCGCAAGGCAGCCAACCAGGTGGATGTACCTGGCTTTAGGAAGGGTAAGGCTCCTCTTACTCTGATCGAAAGAACTCATGGTACTCTATTGAAGGATCACTTCTTGAAAGATAGCGTGAACGACTACTTTGAAGTAGCCGCTAAAGAACATGATATCGATTATCTACTGTTTCCGGACGTGAAAGATGTACAATGGGATAAGGGCTGCGATATGCAGATCAAGATAGAAATCGAGCATGAACCAACCCTCGAATTCAAACAGTTGGACAACCTTGATGTACCCTACAATCCCATCACGCTGGACAGTGAAGTAGATAAATACTTGGAAGAATTGAAACAAAACAACGGAACTGTAGTAGATGCAGATGAAGCCATCGAAAATGATCATGTAAATGTAGAGCTCAGCTTCAGTCTGGAAGGCTCTGAACTTACCAGAAATGCGTCCTTCTTTGCCGGAGAGTACCCCGAACACAGAGCTCTGCCGGAATTGATCGGTAAAAAGATTGGGGACAGCTTTGAAAAAGAACTCAGCGGCATGGATATCAAGCTGGTATCTCGGGACAGTTCTTTAAATCTGCCCAACGCAAGTAATTACACCGTGAAGATCATGATCAACTCCATCGAAAGGATGCAGTATCCGGAGCTCAACGACGACTTTGCCAAAGACATGGAATTTGACGATATGGCAGCTATGCGCGCTAAAATATCCGAAGATATGAGATTGGCAAACGAGCATAAAAACATCGATGTGGCAAACTACGCCATTGTAAATAAACTCTATGTGGACAACAACTTTGAGCTTCCGGTTAAAACCATTGGTTATTTGGCTCAGCAAGAAGCCCAGCGTAATCCAAACAAGCAGTATCATCAGTTTCTGGAATATCAATACAGGATGCAGATCTCTCAAGAGATGGTGACTATGTACATCCTGAACCAGCTACGCAAGCAGATGGAAATTGAGATTAGCGACGAGATGTTCGACGAATATGTGAAGCATGAAGCGATTCTTGCGGATAACACCGTGGAAGCATACAAAGAAAAGCACAAAGACGAGATTTCCGGTGATGAATACCGTAATGGCGTGAAGAACTTCTATATCCTGCGTAAGTTGGCTGAAACTGCCCATTTCTTCATTCCTGAGCCTGAACAGATACCGGAAGAAATCACAGAAGCCGAAGCTGTCGCCGTTGATAGTGACAATGCCGAAGCTAAAACGGAGTAA
- the panC gene encoding pantoate--beta-alanine ligase: MQLITSLALMSALRHAPEARVGFVPTMGYLHEGHLSLVDASIQNCDITIVSIFVNPTQFGPNEDLASYPRDIDRDLALLKQHGVDYVFLPDAEMMYPQPYHTWVEVSELSGILCGASRPGHFRGVCTIVLKLVNLVKPHYMYMGEKDFQQLTILNVMLKDLNMNTCIVGCPIVREADGLAKSSRNVYLSNDERQIALCLSQALLKSKSAAVAGCRKASELIDIARADIVAAGAKVDYVEIVHAGDLSKVDIIDEYSRMLIAAYVGKTRLIDNMMLL; this comes from the coding sequence ATGCAATTAATTACTTCTCTTGCTCTGATGTCGGCCCTTCGGCATGCACCAGAAGCACGAGTGGGCTTCGTACCCACTATGGGCTACCTTCATGAAGGTCATCTGAGCTTGGTGGACGCATCCATCCAGAACTGCGATATCACAATCGTTTCTATCTTTGTGAATCCCACCCAATTTGGCCCCAATGAAGACCTGGCCAGTTATCCCCGGGATATTGACCGGGATCTGGCACTATTGAAGCAACATGGTGTGGATTACGTGTTTCTGCCTGATGCTGAAATGATGTATCCTCAGCCTTACCACACCTGGGTGGAAGTCAGTGAGCTGTCGGGCATCCTGTGTGGGGCAAGCCGTCCCGGTCATTTCCGAGGAGTATGCACTATTGTGCTGAAGCTGGTGAATCTGGTCAAACCGCATTATATGTATATGGGGGAGAAGGATTTTCAACAGCTTACCATCCTAAACGTGATGCTAAAAGACCTGAATATGAACACGTGTATCGTGGGTTGTCCCATAGTGCGAGAAGCTGATGGCTTGGCAAAAAGCAGCCGTAATGTGTACCTTAGCAATGATGAACGCCAAATCGCATTATGTCTGTCCCAGGCTTTACTGAAATCAAAGAGCGCTGCTGTTGCTGGTTGCCGAAAAGCCTCAGAACTCATCGATATTGCTAGGGCAGATATCGTAGCGGCAGGCGCGAAAGTTGACTATGTGGAGATTGTCCATGCAGGAGATCTGAGTAAAGTGGACATCATCGATGAATACAGTCGCATGCTGATCGCTGCCTATGTGGGGAAAACACGGCTTATCGACAATATGATGTTGCTCTGA
- a CDS encoding aspartate 1-decarboxylase, translated as MLRQILLSKLHRATVKECDINYNGSIKIDEELLEASGMHEYERVEVFNITNGNRFSTYIIKGERGSGMIGINGAAARLAQVGDRIIVINYGILNDAELLSHKPRILILNENNKVDSII; from the coding sequence ATGCTAAGGCAGATACTACTATCAAAGCTTCACCGGGCTACGGTGAAAGAGTGTGATATAAACTACAATGGCAGCATAAAAATCGACGAAGAGCTGCTTGAAGCCAGTGGTATGCACGAGTATGAACGTGTAGAAGTGTTCAATATAACCAATGGTAACCGTTTCAGCACCTACATCATCAAAGGTGAAAGAGGAAGTGGGATGATCGGTATCAACGGCGCTGCAGCACGTCTGGCTCAAGTAGGTGACAGGATAATCGTGATTAATTACGGGATATTGAATGATGCTGAATTGCTGTCTCACAAACCGCGTATCCTGATCCTGAACGAGAACAACAAAGTAGACTCTATTATCTAG
- a CDS encoding glycosyltransferase produces the protein MRRSLPPKAALNHAPEPISVVIAAKNEAQYLPRLLTSLAQLLPIDAPYEIIIVNDHSTDDSMDILKNWDGQFNIRVRDYTEDTDGIIGKKAALQIGIDTAKYDILAFTDADCILPETWLQEISRQMSPQTDYILGYSTIIPEVGESNLSLVNFERSIYYILAGAGIYERKPITAMACNQVYRKTLFHKAGGFNGIGHLMSGDDDLLLMKMMPYVREAYYNPSPAMQVVSVEGKSITKLHNKNIRRASKFRYHPRYLKRLSAFMFCYFILFYAAIIMLVIGRGNLALLGIVALKSIVELCISQSHLVLVRKTHLGILYFTQIFVFPLQFIYYGIRGSIGSYKWK, from the coding sequence ATGAGGCGCAGTTTACCACCTAAAGCAGCATTGAATCATGCACCTGAACCTATCAGTGTGGTTATCGCAGCCAAGAATGAGGCACAGTATCTGCCCCGCTTATTGACATCTCTGGCACAGCTGTTACCCATTGATGCACCTTATGAGATCATCATCGTAAACGACCATTCCACAGATGACAGTATGGATATTTTAAAAAACTGGGATGGGCAGTTTAATATTCGGGTTCGGGACTATACAGAAGACACCGATGGGATAATCGGCAAGAAAGCTGCTCTGCAAATAGGAATCGACACTGCAAAATACGATATTCTGGCTTTCACAGACGCAGATTGCATCCTGCCCGAAACCTGGTTACAAGAGATCTCCCGACAGATGAGCCCGCAAACAGATTACATATTGGGATACAGCACCATTATTCCTGAAGTGGGAGAGAGCAATCTGAGCCTGGTCAATTTTGAACGCAGTATATACTATATTTTGGCAGGTGCGGGGATATATGAACGAAAACCTATCACAGCCATGGCCTGTAATCAAGTATATCGAAAAACTCTGTTTCATAAAGCTGGAGGATTCAATGGAATCGGCCACCTTATGAGTGGTGACGATGACCTGCTCTTGATGAAGATGATGCCTTATGTACGAGAAGCATACTACAATCCTTCCCCAGCCATGCAGGTTGTGAGCGTGGAAGGTAAGAGCATCACCAAACTACACAACAAGAATATCCGCCGGGCTTCAAAGTTTCGCTACCATCCCAGATACTTGAAGCGCTTATCCGCTTTTATGTTTTGCTATTTTATTCTGTTTTACGCTGCTATCATTATGCTTGTTATTGGCAGAGGGAACCTCGCTCTTCTAGGGATTGTAGCCTTGAAATCAATTGTGGAACTGTGCATATCACAAAGCCATCTTGTTTTGGTTCGTAAAACCCATCTGGGGATACTCTATTTCACGCAAATCTTTGTATTTCCTCTGCAGTTTATCTATTATGGCATTCGCGGTAGCATAGGCAGTTATAAATGGAAGTAG
- the dnaX gene encoding DNA polymerase III subunit gamma/tau, producing the protein MSYIVLARKYRPQSFSEVYAQDHVTKILQSAIASGRIAHAYLFTGPRGVGKTSLARIMAKSLNCTEGPTTQPCNICTNCTEITAGVSPDVIEIDGASNTGVDDIRELQKELLYAASGSKYKIYIIDEVHMLSKNAFNALLKTLEEPPENVIFIFATTEPHKVLPTIISRCQRYDFKRIPIEAIVARLKELAEKEEIKVDEESLYLIARKADGGMRDALSLMDQTISYCASDIQIAQVRQIFGIIPNQLYYDFMCRIKEHDAQKLIVSLHQIFEEGTDLQEFIANMMEFLRLVLLCKLGIRINDVSAEELPLFTEVANMFSQNDLMYIMSQLVQTRNDIRQSNNPYLLIEATMIKLSRLDEIDDISSLINYLRQSGPDSHTITAPAELYPTREQPARKEIPAKQSAESTEPRERVEQSKELPRPEASIEGLKANWTDLTSRIRKSSQLAGLAFKSSEILNMTDTVITLKLDTATNFNALKAHLERIENIISDVFGKALRVNLKLEEKDSPSKVEIKRKSIEDIAAENPELKSFIEQTEARLV; encoded by the coding sequence CGCCCGCAAAGCTTCTCTGAAGTATATGCACAGGATCATGTTACCAAGATCCTACAAAGCGCAATAGCGTCCGGACGTATTGCCCACGCTTATCTGTTTACTGGTCCACGCGGTGTGGGGAAGACCTCCCTGGCACGAATAATGGCCAAAAGTCTGAATTGCACTGAAGGCCCCACCACTCAACCCTGCAATATATGTACAAATTGCACAGAGATCACTGCTGGAGTGTCTCCGGATGTAATAGAGATAGATGGTGCCAGCAATACCGGTGTGGACGACATCCGGGAGCTGCAAAAAGAGCTGCTGTATGCTGCCAGCGGTTCGAAGTACAAGATCTACATCATCGATGAAGTACACATGCTCTCCAAAAACGCTTTCAATGCCCTGCTCAAGACTCTGGAAGAACCTCCGGAAAACGTTATCTTTATCTTTGCCACTACCGAACCACATAAGGTGTTGCCTACTATTATCTCTCGCTGCCAGCGCTACGATTTTAAGCGTATTCCCATCGAAGCCATTGTTGCTCGCTTGAAAGAACTGGCTGAAAAGGAAGAGATTAAAGTAGATGAAGAATCCCTATACCTAATAGCCCGTAAAGCAGACGGTGGGATGCGGGATGCTCTTTCTCTGATGGATCAGACCATTAGCTACTGTGCCAGCGACATTCAGATTGCTCAAGTGCGGCAGATCTTCGGTATCATCCCAAATCAACTCTACTACGATTTTATGTGCCGCATCAAAGAGCACGACGCCCAAAAACTGATCGTAAGCCTTCACCAGATCTTTGAAGAAGGTACAGACTTGCAGGAGTTCATCGCCAATATGATGGAATTCCTGCGCCTGGTTCTCTTATGCAAGTTAGGTATCCGGATTAACGACGTTAGCGCCGAAGAATTACCTCTATTTACAGAGGTCGCAAATATGTTCAGTCAAAACGACCTGATGTACATCATGAGTCAATTGGTGCAGACCCGTAACGATATCCGGCAAAGCAACAATCCCTATCTCCTGATCGAAGCCACTATGATCAAGCTTTCTCGGTTGGATGAGATTGATGATATCAGCAGCCTGATCAACTACCTCAGACAGAGTGGCCCAGATTCCCACACCATTACTGCTCCTGCAGAGTTATATCCGACCAGGGAACAACCGGCCAGAAAGGAGATACCGGCGAAACAGTCTGCTGAAAGCACTGAACCAAGAGAACGCGTGGAGCAGAGCAAGGAGTTACCACGTCCCGAAGCCTCTATCGAAGGGCTAAAGGCAAATTGGACAGATTTGACTTCGAGGATTCGTAAAAGCAGCCAGTTGGCAGGCTTGGCCTTCAAGTCTTCTGAAATACTCAACATGACCGATACTGTGATTACACTGAAATTGGATACTGCTACCAATTTCAACGCGCTCAAAGCTCATCTGGAAAGGATAGAGAATATCATCAGCGATGTATTTGGTAAAGCCCTGAGAGTAAATCTGAAGCTGGAAGAAAAAGACTCCCCGAGCAAAGTGGAGATCAAGCGGAAAAGCATTGAAGATATCGCAGCTGAGAATCCAGAACTGAAGAGCTTTATTGAACAAACAGAAGCGAGGTTGGTCTGA